The following proteins are encoded in a genomic region of Cherax quadricarinatus isolate ZL_2023a chromosome 5, ASM3850222v1, whole genome shotgun sequence:
- the LOC128685018 gene encoding glucose dehydrogenase [FAD, quinone]-like: protein MGEILGREGFCIRPILGLPKSRRTITLKSTNVHDHPNIDPQLLSHPDDVKALDKGIKIILAVGNTSASISNFRAKFYDQTFSGCTGEIYSSDSYLVCYVHHMSITFYHLTGSCKMAPASDPYGVVVHTLRVCGVGGLRVVDASIMPFITNTNTNAPTIMIAKKGSDMIKQEWKCSTGLNI, encoded by the coding sequence ATGGGTGAAATATTGGGAAGAGAAGGATTCTGTATCAGACCCATCCTTGGTCTACCCAAGAGTAGAAGAACCATCACGCTAAAGTCAACAAATGTACACGATCATCCAAATATTGATCCTCAGCTTTTGTCACATCCAGATGATGTCAAGGCCCTTGATAAAGGGATAAAGATCATCTTGGCAGTGGGCAACACCTCAGCCTCCATCAGCAACTTTAGAGCAAAGTTTTATGATCAGACTTTCTCTGGGTGCACTGGTGAAATATACAGTTCTGATTCCTACTTGGTTTGCTATGTCCATCACATGTCTATAACTTTCTACCATCTTACTGGGAGCTGTAAGATGGCACCAGCTTCAGATCCTTATGGTGTGGTGGTTCATACACTGAGGGTTTGTGGAGTGGGAGGACTGAGAGTAGTGGATGCCTCCATTATGCCATTTATTACCAATACTAATACAAATGCTCCTACTATTATGATTGCCAAGAAGGGCAGTGACATGATAAAACAAGAGTGGAAGTGCTCGACAGGATTGAATATATAA